Proteins encoded in a region of the Podarcis muralis chromosome 4, rPodMur119.hap1.1, whole genome shotgun sequence genome:
- the LOC144327567 gene encoding integrase/recombinase xerD homolog, producing the protein MKEQPESMRKTEEFSKDTSLPVACTWSTAVARTLSGVPVERWRRKVIQGVLASVAPSTLRSYKKAWCDFLGFRSGLSGLSHNVPPTTEDVLQYLSHLDDLGRAPKTLKIHVAAISFFSKATFAHDPCGDFLIRRAIEGWGRLQPPRAESRKPISYGLLSQIRKKLRSICWSRFEARLFSAAYAIAFFGALRVGEVVFEVSARGSTRSLLCEDVQLSETTVTVHIRQSKTDQAGKGVMVKLTASAQQGPCPVKDTRRYLYLRPPGPGPFLVHEDGTPLLRHQFTRVLRKAIEACGLSSQEYAAHSFRIGAATTVAHLGLPADRIKEMGRWKSNAYKSYIR; encoded by the exons ATGAAGGAGCAACCAGAGAGTATGAGAAAAACTGAAGAATTTTCTAAGG ATACCTCGCTTCCGGTCGCTTGCACCTGGAGCACAGCTGTTGCCCGAACCCTTTCCGGAGTACCTGTGGAACGTTGGAGACGCAAAGTGATACAGGGAGTATTAGCGTCCGTGGCACCTTCCACTCTTAGGTCCTACAAGAAGGCCTGGTGTGATTTCCTTGGTTTCAGGTCTGGGTTATCTGGGCTCTCACATAACGTACCTCCTACCACTGAGGATGTCTTGCAGTATCTTTCCCATCTCGACGATCTGGGACGTGCTCCTAAAACCTTAAAGATTCACGTAGCCGCCATCAGCTTCTTTTCAAAAGCTACATTCGCTCATGACCCGTGTGGCGACTTCTTGATCCGTAGAGCCATCGAGGGTTGGGGCAGGTTACAACCTCCCAGGGCCGAGAGCCGTAAGCCGATTTCTTACGGGTTGTTATCTCAGATACGCAAAAAACTCAGGTCAATTTGCTGGTCCAGGTTTGAGGCACGTCTCTTTTCTGCCGCATACGCTATCGCCTTTTTTGGCGCGCTCAGAGTTGGTGAGGTGGTGTTTGAAGTTAGTGCACGAGGTTCAACACGCAGCCTCCTGTGCGAGGACGTGCAGTTGTCCGAAACTACCGTGACAGTGCATATACGTCAGTCCAAGACTGATCAGGCTGGTAAGGGTGTCATGGTTAAGCTCACGGCGTCGGCACAGCAGGGCCCATGCCCGGTAAAGGACACTAGGCGGTACCTCTACCTTAGACCGCCCGGCCCGGGTCCGTTTCTGGTCCACGAAGATGGGACACCCTTGTTGAGGCACCAATTCACCAGAGTACTTCGCAAGGCTATTGAGGCTTGTGGTCTATCCTCCCAGGAGTACGCGGCGCACTCATTTAGGATTGGTGCCGCAACCACGGTGGCGCACCTGGGGTTACCGGCGGATAGGATAAAAGAAATGGGCCGGTGGAAATCCAATGCTTATAAGTCTTATATTCGCTAG